The Aquitalea magnusonii region AGCGGCGAGAGCAGCAGCGCGGCACACATGGCCACCAGCGGTGACAGCGCCTGCGCCGTCTCGCCCATCACCCCCAGATGGGCGGCCACCGCCAGCAGCGATGAGAGCGCCATCGCGCCCAGCCCCACCGGGTTGATGTCGTACAGATAGCCGCGCCGGAACTCGATGCCGGGCGGACTGAGCCCCAGCGGCTTGTTGATCAGCAAATCCGCCACCACCGTCATGATCCAGGAAATGGCGATATTGCTGTACAGCGCCAGCACCTGCCCCAGCGCCTGAAACACCTCCAGCTCCATCAGCAACAGGGCAATCAGCGTATTGAACACCACCCACACCACCCGGCCCGGATGACTGTGGGTGAGGCGGGAAAAGAAATTGGACCACGCCAGGCTGCCGGCATAGGCATTGGTGACGTTGATCTTGAGCTGGGACACGATGACAAACAGCGTGGTGGCGGCAATGGCCAGCCGGCCATCGCTGAACACATGGGAATAGCCGATCAGATACATCTGGTTCGGGTCCACCGCCTTGGCCAGCGGCACCGCATTGCGCAGGGCCAGCCAGGCCAGCAGCGCGCCGCCCAGCATCTTGGCCACGCCCGGCAGTACCCAGCCCGGTCCGCCCAGCAGGCAGGCCAGCCACCAGCTACGCGCATTGTCAGCGGTGCGCGGCGGCATGAAGCGCAGATAATCCGCCTGTTCGCCCATCTGGGTAATCAGTGCAATGCCCACCGCGAAGGCCGCACCAAAACTGCGCAGCTCAAACTGCGTGCCTGCGCCGTACGCACCAGGGTAATGCCACAGGCCCTGCACGGCAGCAGGCTCCTGCCACAGCACAAAGCCATAGGGCAGCAGCAAGAGCAGCAGCCACAAGGGCTGGGTCCAGCTTTGCAGGCGGCTGATGGCAGTAACCCCATGCGTAACCAGCGGCAGCACCAGCAAGGCGCACAGCAGGTATCCGGCTACTGGCGGAATGCCGAAGCCCAGCTCCAGCGCATAAGCCATGATGGCCGCTTCCAGCGCAAAAAAAATGAAGGTGAAGGAGGCGTAGATCAGCGAGGTAACGGTGGAGCCGATATAGCCGAAACCGGCACCACGGGTCAGCAAATCCATATCCACCCCGTAACGGGCGGCATACACCGAGATCGGCAGCCCGGCCAGCAAGATCACCAGCCCGGTCAGCAGGATGGCCAGCAGGGCATTGAAGAAACCGGCCTGCACCAGCATGGTGGCCCCCACGGCTTCCAGCACCAGAAAAGACGCCGCCCCGCCCAGCGCGGTATTGGCCACCCGCCACAGCGACCACTGGCGAAAGCGGCGCGGGGTAAAGCGCAGCGCATAGTCTTCCAGCGACTCGCGCGCCACCCAACTGTTGTAGTCGCGGCGTAGCTGCAGAACTTGCTGGGGCGGGTTTGCTGGCTGGTGTGACACGCGTTTGGCCTGTGGTGTGCTGGGATCAGACCTGCACGCAAAAAACCTGCCAGTGTATGGGCAATGGCAATATTTAATTGGCCCCCGCTTGCGTGCGGCGCTGCGCGGATTAAAAACGCATGCTTGGCCGCCGCGGGCAGCCATTGCCAGAACGCTGGCGCTGCCCCCGCTTGCCATGTTGTTTGACCAAGCCAGCTATGGGCTGGCCCCGCAGATGGTGAAGGCAGTGCTGGATGTGATGGAGGCGCTGGCCAAACAGGGCAGGGCCATGATGTGTGTCACCCACGACATGGGTTTCGCCCGCAAAGTGGCCAAGCGGGTGATTTGCATCAACCGGGGCCAGACCGTGGACGATTGCAGCAAGCACGCATGCTTTGGTGGCAGTGCTTCCAGACCAGCACATGCAGCGCAATTCCTGTGGAAAATCCTGCGGCATTAGGCCCAAGCCTGCCGGTTTTTCCGGTGATTCGCGGCAAGTAAACAACCCGGCGGCATGGCAGGCAGCCGGGTTGTGGCGATGGGTGTCTCAACGCACCATGGTGGCAAGCGCCAGCCTGCGTTCAGCTTAAAACTTCCAGCCCCAGGCCAGGCCGAACAGGTTCTCCGACAGGCTGATGTCCGCTTCGCCACCGCCCAGTGCGTTCGGGATTGAACCCTGGCCATGCACCGTCTGCTTGAAACCATGCACATAGGCCGCGCTCAGTTCGCTATCCTTGCTGACTTTCCAGCTCAGGCCGACGGTGGCGTGGTTTTGCACGACACCGGGTGCCAGGATGTTGAACAGCGTCTGACTGGCCGGCACGGCTTGATCGGAATGACTGTAACCGCCGCGTAGCGTCCAGTTGTCGTTCAGCGTGTAGCTGATGCCCAGGCGATAGACATTGATGTCCTGCCAGCCAAAGCCCGGCCCCTGATTGCTGCCAAGCTGCTTGCCGCTGAACAGGCTGTCCACGCTGTTGGCAATCGAGCCGACCTGGCTGAAGCGGATGCGCTGGTATTCCCCCGCCAGCAACACGCTTGGCGTCAGTTGATAGCTCAAGCCGACACCGTAGTTTTCCGGAATGTCAAAACTGCCCTGATCGGCAAACAGGCCGCGGTAATCGTCAAACTTGCTCATGCGGATACGCGAAGACCAGGTAGCGCCCAGCGTCAACTGCTCGGACAGCTTGCCACTCCAGCCCAGCCTCAGTCCGACACCGGTCGAACTGTCGCGCCGATTACTATCCAGATTGGCCGCAGAGGATGAGAAACCGGCAAAGCCATCCAGCCCTTTGGCGGTGAATGTCTGATACGCCAGATTCAAGGCCAGGCCCAGGCTTTGCGTTTCGTTCAGCTTCCAGGCGATGGCGGGTGACACAAACAGTTGCGACAGCTCAACCCCGGCACTGCCTTTGCCGCCCACGGCGGCAAAGGGGTTGCGCTGATAATCGGTATTCATGCCGCCATTGCCATACAGGGCCACCCCGGCCACCAGTTCGGGGGTCAGTTGCTGGCTGTACCCCAGCTCCGGAATGACAAAATCGCGGGTTGCATTGCCATCGTACTGGCCATTGAGCCCGGCACCATTACCGCTGATGCTGGCGGAACGCTTTGGGGTAAACAGGTTGGCTCCGACATCCAGCCGGTTGCCAATGCTGGTCAGCCCGGCTGGATTGGCCGCGATGGCCAGCGTATCCTGTGGCAAGGCAATGCCGATGCCGGCGATGCCTTCTGATTTGACGCTATAACCATTGGCGAAATAACCATTGGTTGCCCAACTGCTGGGTACCAGCCCTGCCAACAGCAGTGCTATTTGAATTCCTCTTTGTTTCATTACTTACCCCATGGCCTGTTGTTATGTTGCTGGAGCCATGATAAGTAAAAAAACGTATTATATTTTTAGGAATATAATAT contains the following coding sequences:
- a CDS encoding amino acid ABC transporter ATP-binding protein → MLFDQASYGLAPQMVKAVLDVMEALAKQGRAMMCVTHDMGFARKVAKRVICINRGQTVDDCSKHACFGGSASRPAHAAQFLWKILRH
- a CDS encoding OmpP1/FadL family transporter, with product MKQRGIQIALLLAGLVPSSWATNGYFANGYSVKSEGIAGIGIALPQDTLAIAANPAGLTSIGNRLDVGANLFTPKRSASISGNGAGLNGQYDGNATRDFVIPELGYSQQLTPELVAGVALYGNGGMNTDYQRNPFAAVGGKGSAGVELSQLFVSPAIAWKLNETQSLGLALNLAYQTFTAKGLDGFAGFSSSAANLDSNRRDSSTGVGLRLGWSGKLSEQLTLGATWSSRIRMSKFDDYRGLFADQGSFDIPENYGVGLSYQLTPSVLLAGEYQRIRFSQVGSIANSVDSLFSGKQLGSNQGPGFGWQDINVYRLGISYTLNDNWTLRGGYSHSDQAVPASQTLFNILAPGVVQNHATVGLSWKVSKDSELSAAYVHGFKQTVHGQGSIPNALGGGEADISLSENLFGLAWGWKF